One genomic window of Clostridioides sp. ES-S-0054-01 includes the following:
- a CDS encoding phage portal protein, producing MSENGLSKNINIVDLLLNADTENLERPSTIVELKRLSSIFGQEFKVMCRALTISKDEEIQNTCLKIDENMKTDIDLPEMQMLTIIEGVCDLDGKLLFKNKELMDKFKAPTPKELARKLLLPGEITNLYRILQDVMGYGKNAVIEEIKN from the coding sequence ATGAGTGAAAATGGATTATCAAAAAATATAAACATAGTAGATTTACTTTTAAATGCAGATACAGAAAACTTAGAAAGACCGAGTACTATAGTTGAACTTAAGAGATTATCAAGTATATTTGGGCAGGAATTTAAAGTAATGTGTAGAGCTTTAACAATAAGTAAAGATGAGGAGATACAAAATACTTGTCTTAAAATTGATGAAAATATGAAAACAGATATAGACTTACCAGAGATGCAGATGCTTACAATTATAGAAGGTGTTTGTGATTTAGATGGAAAGCTTTTATTTAAAAATAAGGAGTTAATGGATAAATTTAAGGCTCCGACTCCAAAAGAATTAGCAAGAAAATTATTACTACCAGGCGAAATTACTAACTTATATAGAATCCTTCAAGATGTTATGGGTTATGGTAAAAATGCAGTGATAGAAGAGATAAAAAACTAA